A genomic stretch from Apodemus sylvaticus chromosome 12, mApoSyl1.1, whole genome shotgun sequence includes:
- the LOC127697878 gene encoding transmembrane epididymal protein 1A-like — protein sequence MGNGKFGGHFYPGLYIFFYGLYQAMLVSKAMIVSDSPVYISSLPKIKKRCSKLNISYGGWLKIVTGSLLTFYVVICLDDGMVLINKEMPPRFMYPQEWQHLTMFILLTLDGCVDVMSKNVLRQRLVLLERGATVLGIYMLLLLLVSHVQASSKVELWVHSLLILVVFLLMLVLTAELWAPEMFHLWVIETFLFLMMGSWLMHTAFILFRPVSGFPWKDEDISDIMFVTTFFCWHVMINALCMVGIYGISSFWHHCYSPSLRLMGSEEALYHESSSGTLCKLLQEAEHQDKDDQALLTKSSPCDRA from the coding sequence ATGGGGAATGGAAAGTTTGGCGGCCATTTCTACCCAGgcttatacattttcttttatggaCTGTATCAGGCCATGCTGGTCTCCAAGGCCATGATAGTCAGTGACTCTCCTGTGTATATTTCCTCCCTTCCTAAGATTAAAAAGAGATGTTCCAAGCTGAACATATCTTATGGAGGCTGGCTGAAGATCGTGACTGGCTCCCTCTTAACATTTTATGTGGTCATCTGTCTTGATGATGGGATGGTATTGATTAACAAAGAGATGCCTCCAAGGTTTATGTACCCTCAAGAGTGGCAGCACCTCACCATGTTCATCCTCCTCACCCTTGATGGCTGTGTAGATGTCATGAGCAAGAATgtgctgaggcagaggctggtgctCCTAGAAAGAGGTGCCACGGTGCTGGGCATCTacatgctcctgctgctgctggtgtctCACGTTCAGGCCTCATCAAAGGTGGAGCTGTGGGTTCACTCTCTCCTCATCTTGGTGGTGTTCCTGCTGATGCTGGTGTTGACGGCAGAGCTGTGGGCTCCTGAGATGTTTCACCTCTGGGTGATAGAGACCTTCCTGTTCCTGATGATGGGCTCATGGCTGATGCACACAGCCTTCATTCTGTTTAGACCGGTCTCTGGCTTCCCATGGAAGGATGAAGACATCAGCGACATCATGTTTGTCACCACCTTCTTCTGCTGGCATGTGATGATCAATGCCTTGTGCATGGTGGGAATCTATGGCATCTCTTCCTTTTGGCACCATTGTTACAGTCCCAGCTTGAGGCTGATGGGGTCTGAGGAAGCGTTGTATCATGAGAGCTCTTCAGGAACCCTCTGCAAGCTGCTGCAGGAGGCAGAGCATCAGGACAAAGATGACCAGGCTCTTCTTACAAAGAGCTCTCCCTGTGACAGGGCCTAG
- the LOC127697881 gene encoding transmembrane epididymal protein 1A — translation MGDFIGHLSPGLFLVFYGLYQAILVSRAVILNDSILYPSYLSKNKGKWVRLWQLAHAGWLKTVISSLLIVYELICVDGGLTFMTKGVPPRFMYPKEWQHLTMFILFALDGCIEVVSKNVLRQRLVLLERGATVLGIYVLLLLLVSHVKESSGVELQVHSLLILVVFLLMLVLTAELWAPEMYHLWVIESFLFLIMGSWLIQAAFILFRPVSGFPWEDEDISDIMFVTTFFCWHVMINALCMVGIYGISSFWHHCYSPSLRLTGSEEAFYHKSSSGTLYKLLQKAEHQDKDDQAPLLSKSSPCDRA, via the coding sequence ATGGGAGACTTTATTGGCCATTTATCTCCAGGTTTGTTTCTGGTCTTCTATGGTCTGTATCAAGCAATACTGGTCTCCAGAGCTGTGATACTCAATGACTCTATTCTGTATCCTTCCTACCTTTCCAAGAATAAGGGAAAATGGGTCAGGCTGTGGCAACTAGCCCATGCGGGCTGGTTGAAGACTGTGATTAGCTCCCTCTTGATAGTTTATGAGCTCATTTGTGTTGATGGAGGGCTGACATTTATGACCAAAGGGGTGCCACCGAGGTTTATGTACCCCAAGGAGTGGCAGCACCTCACCATGTTCATCCTCTTCGCCCTTGATGGCTGTATAGAAGTGGTGAGCAAGAATgtgctgaggcagaggctggtgctCCTAGAAAGAGGTGCCACAGTGCTGGGCATCTAcgtgctcctgctgctgctggtgtctCACGTTAAAGAATCGTCTGGGGTGGAGCTGCAGGTTCACTCTCTCCTCATCTTGGTGGTGTTCCTGCTGATGCTGGTGTTGACGGCAGAGCTGTGGGCTCCTGAGATGTATCACCTCTGGGTGATAGAGTCCTTCCTGTTCCTGATCATGGGCTCATGGCTGATCCAGGCAGCCTTCATTCTATTTAGACCGGTCTCTGGCTTCCCATGGGAGGATGAAGACATCAGCGACATCATGTTTGTCACCACCTTCTTCTGCTGGCATGTGATGATCAACGCCTTGTGCATGGTGGGAATCTATGGCATCTCTTCCTTTTGGCACCATTGTTACAGTCCCAGCTTGAGGCTGACGGGGTCTGAGGAAGCGTTTTATCACAAGAGCTCTTCAGGAACCCTCTACAAGCTGCTGCAGAAGGCAGAGCATCAGGACAAAGATGACCAGGCTCCTCTCCTTTCAAAGAGCTCTCCCTGTGACAGGGCCTAG